A window of the Streptomyces sp. NBC_01351 genome harbors these coding sequences:
- a CDS encoding nitroreductase family deazaflavin-dependent oxidoreductase, whose amino-acid sequence MAPGVKLMQKVSSTMLFAKIAPHFIPAMDKAVHRLTRGKVMLSAQMLPGVILTAKGAKTGEPRTTPLACMPESDGVSWVLIGSNFGRPGHPAWTGNLLKHPDADVSWRGQDIAVRARLLEGEERAAAWQAVLKFWPPYATYQARIEREIRLFRLERR is encoded by the coding sequence ATGGCTCCCGGCGTCAAGCTGATGCAGAAGGTCTCCTCGACCATGCTGTTCGCCAAGATCGCACCGCACTTCATCCCCGCGATGGACAAGGCCGTGCACAGGCTCACCCGCGGCAAGGTCATGCTCAGCGCGCAGATGCTGCCGGGCGTGATCCTCACCGCGAAGGGCGCCAAGACCGGCGAACCCCGCACCACCCCGCTCGCCTGCATGCCGGAGTCCGACGGGGTCAGCTGGGTGCTGATCGGGTCCAACTTCGGCCGGCCCGGGCACCCGGCGTGGACCGGCAACCTGCTCAAGCACCCGGACGCGGACGTGAGTTGGCGGGGCCAGGACATCGCCGTGCGGGCCCGTCTGCTGGAGGGGGAGGAGCGCGCGGCGGCCTGGCAGGCGGTGCTGAAGTTCTGGCCGCCGTACGCGACGTACCAGGCGCGCATCGAGCGCGAGATCCGGCTGTTCCGCCTGGAGCGTCGCTGA
- a CDS encoding VOC family protein yields MAAFAEGAPCWVDASLPDVEAGKRFYGELFGWTFGGSAGAEYGHYTQAYSRGRNVAALAPKPDGRMPTVWGIYLYTTDAYACAQRIRAAGGQMVMDPMPVGPYGTAAMAADPGGAVFGLWQPGTHHGFDAQNEPYTYCWSEVYTRARDAVDVFYAKVFGYVPEDQNDDESGVEYRVWSPPGSAPGSDTAVLGRSLITDAFPEIMPAHFLAYFAVPDCDQSVAMVQRLGGRVTADPFDTPYGRIAVVADNQGAVFGLLSEPRTRLGS; encoded by the coding sequence ATGGCCGCATTCGCGGAAGGCGCACCCTGCTGGGTGGACGCCTCGCTTCCGGACGTCGAGGCGGGCAAGCGCTTCTACGGTGAGCTCTTCGGGTGGACCTTCGGCGGCAGCGCGGGAGCCGAGTACGGCCACTACACCCAGGCCTACAGCCGCGGCCGCAACGTCGCCGCCCTCGCCCCCAAGCCCGACGGCCGGATGCCCACCGTCTGGGGGATCTACCTCTACACCACCGACGCCTACGCCTGCGCCCAGCGCATCCGCGCCGCCGGCGGCCAGATGGTGATGGATCCGATGCCGGTGGGCCCTTACGGGACCGCCGCGATGGCCGCCGACCCCGGCGGGGCCGTCTTCGGCCTCTGGCAGCCCGGCACCCACCACGGCTTCGACGCGCAGAACGAGCCGTACACGTACTGCTGGAGCGAGGTCTACACGCGGGCCCGGGACGCGGTCGACGTCTTCTACGCCAAGGTCTTCGGCTATGTCCCGGAGGACCAGAACGACGATGAGTCCGGCGTCGAGTACCGGGTCTGGTCCCCTCCCGGCAGCGCGCCGGGCAGCGACACCGCGGTCCTCGGCCGCAGCCTGATCACCGACGCGTTCCCGGAGATCATGCCCGCGCACTTCCTCGCGTACTTTGCCGTCCCGGACTGTGACCAGTCCGTCGCGATGGTCCAGCGGCTCGGCGGCCGGGTCACCGCCGACCCCTTCGACACCCCGTACGGGCGCATCGCCGTCGTCGCCGACAACCAGGGGGCGGTCT
- a CDS encoding TetR family transcriptional regulator, producing the protein MTGQVRTVDGRVAGRRGQATRQKLLDCLSEMLSSSPYRDVKVIDVARKAGTSPATFYQYFPDVEGAVLEIAEQMATEGAQLTSLVEGRTWVGKSGWAAAEELVEGFLDFWRRNDAILRVVDLGAAEGDKRFYKIRMKILNSVTNSLTESMKELQAKGKVDKEVSPAAMAGSLVAMLAAVASHQKGFQTWGVKQAELKPNLALLVHLGITGKKPTK; encoded by the coding sequence ATGACAGGACAAGTACGCACCGTCGACGGGCGTGTCGCCGGCCGGCGCGGCCAAGCGACGCGGCAGAAGCTGCTCGACTGCCTCAGCGAGATGCTCAGCTCCTCGCCGTACCGCGACGTCAAGGTGATCGACGTCGCCCGCAAGGCCGGTACCTCCCCCGCGACCTTCTACCAGTACTTCCCGGACGTCGAAGGCGCCGTCCTGGAGATCGCCGAACAAATGGCGACCGAGGGGGCCCAGTTGACCTCGCTCGTCGAGGGCCGCACCTGGGTCGGCAAGTCCGGGTGGGCGGCCGCCGAGGAGCTCGTCGAGGGCTTCCTCGACTTCTGGCGGCGCAACGACGCGATCCTGCGGGTCGTCGACCTCGGCGCGGCCGAGGGCGACAAGCGCTTCTACAAGATCCGCATGAAGATCCTCAACTCCGTCACCAACTCCCTGACGGAGTCGATGAAGGAGCTCCAGGCCAAGGGCAAGGTCGACAAGGAGGTCAGCCCGGCCGCGATGGCCGGTTCACTGGTCGCGATGCTGGCCGCGGTCGCCTCGCACCAGAAGGGCTTCCAGACCTGGGGCGTCAAGCAGGCCGAACTCAAGCCGAACCTGGCACTGCTGGTCCACCTCGGCATCACCGGCAAGAAGCCGACCAAGTGA